The following nucleotide sequence is from Halorussus caseinilyticus.
GTCGGGTCCGTCTTCGTAATCCACGACGACGGAACACAACTCGATGTCCGGGCGCGCGGCGCGTCGGTCGGTCTGGAAATCGTCGGAGCGGTCCGCGTCGGTCGGCGTGTCGAGGATGTCAGGGTCCGTACTCATAGTACTCCGGGCGCGTTCGTCGCTCCGGCACGGATAGGTTAAGTGTTTTCTATGAGCCATATATATCGGTTGGGAGCGAACTGACGCCTCGGTACCGCGGCACTCGTCGGCAGTCTTTCGCCACCAATGGTCGTGATATTTTGTAACATTCGGTACCGTAAAGTAATTTTCATTGGCGTGTCAACGAACGGACCACGTTCCGGAAGCCTCTCGGCCGCGAGCGCCCCAGTGCGCTCGCTCGACACGTAACGTCGCCGAGACACATCTACCGGGGCAGAGAAAACGATGACAGGTACGACACGAACGGTCCTCGTTGCGGCAGTGTTGGCGCTCGCGGTACTCACCGGAGTCGCCGTCGCGGATTC
It contains:
- a CDS encoding DUF7511 domain-containing protein, yielding MSTDPDILDTPTDADRSDDFQTDRRAARPDIELCSVVVDYEDGPDRRTVYPDGLSSVERMSTWLTADDDAFVDLESAR